In a genomic window of Saccharothrix sp. HUAS TT1:
- a CDS encoding PKD domain-containing protein — MIAVAITAVLAALAPRVAQAAPPANDDFDQAVAITALPFGADADLAEATPAEDDPLCTTSDEASVWYDYTAGSDGVLAFDLVGSGYGFVAVYTGSRGALERAPDTGCSSGWDDPALLRVTAGTTYHFMVVVGGWWSGSIRLTVDELLPPANDHFADATPISTVPATVDTRLGAATGEPGEPDPTCDGITGRLIPSAWFAFTAPRSESITLDQPYDHQSAVAVYTGDSFGALTEVYCANHYRGVLAVTAGQTYRVQVAYWSPGAGDTLLELDVAPPLTAHIGLSIPDPSTLDTVSFSDYTHDEAGQPITRTEWDFGDGTAATGRDVDHRFAADGDYVVRMTATSADGRTAATSRTVVVRTHDVRIASFTVPVRGRPGKTKAVEVAVTNQRIPEHATVTLYRSTPGGFTEIARATQYVPARTVAFPFNYTFTPEDAAVGRVTFRAVVTLAAGVRDARPIDNEAVAPATTVLPAVSESVR, encoded by the coding sequence GTGATCGCGGTCGCGATCACGGCAGTGCTGGCGGCCTTGGCGCCGAGGGTGGCGCAGGCGGCACCGCCGGCGAACGACGATTTCGACCAGGCGGTCGCGATCACGGCGCTGCCGTTCGGGGCCGACGCCGACCTCGCCGAGGCGACGCCGGCCGAGGACGACCCGCTCTGCACGACCAGCGACGAAGCCTCGGTCTGGTACGACTACACGGCCGGCTCGGACGGCGTCCTGGCCTTCGACCTGGTCGGCAGCGGTTACGGATTCGTGGCGGTCTACACCGGTTCGCGCGGCGCGCTGGAGAGGGCGCCGGATACCGGTTGCTCGAGCGGTTGGGACGACCCGGCGCTGCTGCGGGTCACCGCGGGCACCACCTACCACTTCATGGTGGTCGTCGGCGGTTGGTGGAGCGGTTCCATCCGGCTCACCGTCGACGAGCTGCTCCCGCCCGCCAACGACCACTTCGCCGACGCCACGCCGATCTCGACGGTGCCCGCCACCGTCGACACCCGGCTCGGCGCGGCCACCGGGGAGCCGGGAGAGCCCGACCCCACGTGCGACGGCATCACCGGCCGCCTGATCCCGTCTGCGTGGTTCGCCTTCACGGCGCCGCGCTCCGAGTCGATCACCCTCGACCAGCCCTACGACCACCAGTCCGCGGTCGCCGTCTACACCGGTGACTCCTTCGGCGCGTTGACCGAGGTGTACTGCGCGAACCACTACCGAGGCGTCCTGGCCGTCACCGCCGGGCAGACCTACCGGGTCCAGGTGGCGTACTGGTCGCCGGGAGCCGGCGACACCCTGCTTGAACTGGACGTCGCGCCGCCACTGACCGCCCACATCGGACTGTCCATCCCGGACCCGTCGACCTTGGACACGGTCAGCTTCTCCGACTACACCCACGACGAGGCGGGACAGCCGATCACCCGGACCGAGTGGGACTTCGGCGACGGCACCGCGGCCACCGGCCGCGACGTCGACCACCGGTTCGCGGCCGACGGCGACTACGTGGTGCGGATGACCGCCACCTCCGCCGACGGGCGCACGGCCGCCACGTCCCGGACCGTGGTCGTGCGGACCCACGACGTGCGGATCGCGTCGTTCACCGTGCCGGTTCGGGGCAGACCGGGGAAGACCAAGGCCGTCGAGGTGGCCGTCACCAACCAGCGGATCCCGGAGCACGCCACCGTCACGCTCTACCGGAGCACACCCGGCGGTTTCACCGAGATCGCCCGCGCCACGCAGTACGTGCCCGCCCGCACGGTGGCGTTCCCGTTCAACTACACGTTCACGCCCGAGGACGCCGCGGTCGGCCGGGTCACCTTCCGCGCGGTGGTCACCCTGGCGGCGGGCGTCCGCGACGCCCGGCCGATCGACAACGAGGCCGTCGCGCCCGCGACGACGGTCCTCCCGGCGGTCAGCGAGTCGGTCCGATGA